Proteins co-encoded in one Deltaproteobacteria bacterium genomic window:
- a CDS encoding 4-hydroxy-tetrahydrodipicolinate synthase — protein MFTGIFPAVITPFKGNAIDEAAFRDHVEWLITEGVHGLVPCGTTGEAGALTLEEYARVVRFTVAQARGRVPVIAGAGANITEKATQLTTLCTECKADGLLHVTPYYNKPTQEGLAQHFQAVAAATPLPIILYNVPGRTGVNLLPPTVARLAGINNIVGLKDASGSLTQATEHRAAVSDTFALLSGEDALNYPLYAIGYQGAISVTANVAPRRVAELWNAWQRGDTATAARLHQALYALNQALFIESNPIPVKTALALMGRCEEAWRLPLTPMAPANRDRLAAVLRTAQLLAP, from the coding sequence ATGTTCACTGGCATCTTCCCCGCCGTCATCACTCCGTTCAAAGGCAATGCGATCGACGAAGCGGCGTTTCGCGACCACGTCGAATGGCTGATTACCGAAGGCGTGCATGGCCTCGTGCCGTGTGGGACGACCGGAGAGGCCGGGGCGCTGACGCTGGAAGAATATGCGCGCGTCGTGCGATTCACGGTGGCACAAGCGCGCGGCCGCGTGCCGGTCATCGCGGGCGCGGGCGCCAACATCACCGAAAAGGCCACGCAACTGACCACGCTCTGCACCGAATGTAAAGCCGACGGCCTGCTGCACGTCACGCCGTATTACAACAAGCCGACGCAAGAGGGATTGGCGCAGCACTTCCAAGCCGTGGCCGCCGCGACACCGTTGCCGATCATTTTGTACAACGTTCCCGGCCGCACCGGCGTCAACTTGCTGCCGCCGACCGTCGCGCGCTTGGCGGGCATTAACAACATCGTCGGCCTCAAAGACGCCTCCGGCTCGCTGACCCAGGCCACGGAACATCGGGCCGCAGTGTCCGATACGTTCGCGTTGTTGTCCGGCGAAGATGCGCTCAACTATCCGCTCTATGCGATCGGGTACCAAGGCGCTATTTCCGTCACTGCGAACGTCGCGCCGCGCCGCGTGGCGGAATTGTGGAACGCGTGGCAACGGGGCGATACCGCCACGGCCGCACGCCTCCACCAAGCGCTGTACGCACTGAATCAAGCCCTATTCATTGAATCCAACCCGATCCCGGTGAAGACCGCGCTGGCACTAATGGGCCGCTGCGAAGAGGCCTGGCGCCTCCCCCTCACCCCAATGGCCCCCGCCAATCGGGACCGGCTGGCCGCCGTACTGCGCACCGCCCAACTCCTCGCCCCATAA
- the rho gene encoding transcription termination factor Rho has protein sequence MHLNELKRMKFGDLVEMANGFRVENAAGMRKQDLIFALLQSQASQDKAIYGEGVLEILPDGFGFLRSPDYSYLPGPDDIYVSPSQIRRFSLRTGDTVAGEIRPPKEGERYFALLKVETINFESPEKAKTKLLFDNLTPLYPNQRFKLETSDPENYSMRIMELLTPLGKGQRSLIVSPPRAGKTVLLQNIANALTGNFPEVKLIVLLIDERPEEVTDMQRSVKGEVVSSTFDEQASRHVQVAEMVIEKAKRLVEHQHDVVILLDSITRLARAYNTVVPPSGKILSGGVDANALHKPKRFFGAARNVEEGGSLTIIGTALIDTGSRMDEVIFEEFKGTGNMEIHLDRRLMEKRIFPCMDINKSGTRKEELLLEDGVLKRVWVLRKLLQPLNPIDSMEFLLDKMGHTKNNREFLDSMNK, from the coding sequence ATGCATCTCAATGAACTGAAGCGAATGAAATTCGGCGATCTTGTCGAAATGGCCAACGGCTTCCGGGTCGAAAATGCGGCGGGCATGCGCAAACAAGATCTGATCTTTGCGCTGCTCCAATCGCAGGCCAGCCAAGATAAGGCGATCTACGGCGAAGGCGTCTTGGAAATCCTTCCCGACGGGTTCGGTTTCTTGCGCTCCCCCGATTACAGCTATCTCCCCGGTCCCGACGACATCTATGTCTCGCCGTCGCAAATTCGTCGCTTCAGCCTGCGCACCGGCGATACGGTCGCAGGGGAAATCCGGCCGCCGAAAGAAGGCGAACGCTACTTCGCATTGCTCAAAGTGGAGACGATCAACTTTGAAAGTCCCGAAAAGGCGAAGACCAAGCTGCTCTTCGACAACTTGACGCCGCTCTATCCGAACCAACGCTTCAAACTCGAGACCAGCGATCCGGAAAATTACTCGATGCGGATCATGGAACTGCTGACGCCGCTCGGCAAAGGGCAGCGCAGCCTGATCGTCTCGCCGCCGCGGGCCGGCAAGACCGTGTTGTTGCAAAATATCGCCAACGCGCTGACCGGGAACTTCCCCGAAGTGAAACTGATCGTCCTGTTGATCGACGAACGGCCGGAAGAAGTGACCGACATGCAGCGCTCCGTGAAGGGCGAAGTCGTCAGTTCCACCTTCGATGAACAGGCCTCGCGGCACGTGCAGGTCGCCGAAATGGTCATCGAAAAGGCGAAGCGGTTAGTGGAACACCAACACGACGTGGTCATTTTGCTCGACAGCATCACCCGGCTGGCGCGCGCGTACAACACCGTGGTCCCGCCGTCGGGCAAGATCCTCTCCGGCGGCGTCGACGCCAATGCGTTGCACAAACCGAAGCGCTTCTTCGGCGCGGCTCGGAACGTGGAAGAGGGCGGCAGCCTCACCATCATCGGGACCGCGTTGATCGACACCGGGAGCCGGATGGACGAAGTCATCTTCGAAGAATTCAAGGGCACCGGCAACATGGAAATCCACCTCGATCGCCGGCTGATGGAAAAGCGGATCTTCCCGTGCATGGACATTAATAAGTCCGGCACGCGGAAGGAAGAACTGCTGCTGGAAGATGGCGTGTTGAAGCGTGTCTGGGTATTGCGCAAACTGTTGCAACCGCTGAATCCGATCGACTCGATGGAATTCCTGCTCGATAAAATGGGTCATACGAAGAATAATCGCGAATTCCTGGATAGCATGAACAAGTAG
- a CDS encoding YcbK family protein, which produces MGALSKKMGFIRRIICCFLACAVGFPGYAAAAAGRFRVMGDGALTGTRGKGTATVRYRGADGQYLAEGLRTINNFFGTSYDRPTERIELRLLELLDAVQDHFGGRAIVLRSGFRSPSENNGLRRQGKLAGQSSMHIEGGAVDFHLAGVASAEVAAYARSLEVGGVGYYHGREVHLDTGPVRQWDEQTSGTESREPQRNAKIILQTEYDHYRPGEPVRLRWMRITEFPVAVPLRVTLECDRDGRATSLGEVMLQYGEGVLHRKDGCAVLETRAAARSPVWVAAVGDRCGARHRLRVRFCERPSEAMPAEVTSNIFQIDD; this is translated from the coding sequence ATGGGGGCGCTGTCAAAGAAAATGGGCTTCATTCGTCGGATAATCTGCTGTTTCTTGGCCTGTGCCGTGGGATTTCCCGGATATGCGGCGGCCGCAGCCGGTCGATTTCGGGTCATGGGGGATGGGGCCCTGACCGGGACGCGGGGGAAGGGAACCGCGACGGTCCGGTATCGCGGTGCCGACGGGCAATACCTGGCCGAGGGATTACGCACCATCAATAACTTCTTCGGGACCTCCTATGACCGCCCCACCGAGCGGATTGAACTCCGGCTGCTGGAATTGCTCGACGCGGTCCAAGACCATTTTGGCGGTCGCGCGATCGTGTTGCGATCCGGTTTCCGCAGCCCGTCCGAGAATAATGGCCTGCGGCGACAAGGCAAGCTGGCCGGGCAGTCGAGCATGCACATCGAGGGAGGCGCGGTGGACTTTCACTTGGCCGGTGTGGCGTCGGCTGAAGTCGCGGCGTATGCCCGCTCGTTGGAAGTGGGCGGCGTGGGCTATTATCACGGCCGAGAGGTCCACCTCGACACCGGCCCGGTCCGGCAGTGGGACGAACAGACGTCCGGGACCGAGAGTCGGGAGCCGCAGCGGAATGCCAAGATCATCCTGCAGACCGAATATGACCACTACCGCCCCGGAGAGCCGGTGCGGCTGCGCTGGATGCGGATCACCGAGTTTCCCGTGGCCGTCCCGCTCCGGGTCACGCTCGAATGTGATCGGGATGGGCGGGCCACGTCGCTGGGAGAGGTGATGCTACAGTACGGCGAAGGGGTGCTGCACCGTAAAGACGGCTGCGCCGTGCTGGAGACGCGGGCGGCGGCGCGGAGCCCCGTGTGGGTGGCGGCAGTCGGCGACCGGTGTGGGGCCCGGCATCGGCTGCGGGTCCGTTTCTGTGAACGGCCGTCGGAAGCGATGCCGGCGGAGGTCACGTCCAATATTTTCCAAATCGATGATTGA
- a CDS encoding diaminopimelate epimerase — MAQRSQARPFVKMYATGNDFVIFDLRGWTLQHPGRTARQLCNRSTGIGADQMLLISTTRRKDGDFKMQAFNADGSEAEMCGNGIRCVAKYLFDRKEVKKKSVNIETLGGFYSVTPIGKQYRVNMGVPQLKGKEIGVSLNGRIINRPLRMEGRELRITCCGIGNPHCVIFVENPQDFPVTKFGPLVETYHAFPRRINVEFARTVSPNEIEMRVWERGTGETRGCGTGACAVVVASVLNGHTERDVEVKMPGGTVKVNWDRETHELHLTGPAELVFSGSVPVSA; from the coding sequence ATGGCCCAACGCTCACAAGCCCGTCCCTTTGTCAAGATGTACGCCACGGGCAACGACTTCGTGATCTTCGACCTGCGCGGTTGGACGCTGCAACACCCCGGACGGACCGCACGGCAGCTCTGTAACCGGTCCACCGGCATCGGCGCGGATCAAATGCTGCTGATCTCCACGACGCGCCGCAAAGACGGCGATTTCAAAATGCAGGCCTTCAATGCCGACGGCTCCGAGGCCGAGATGTGCGGCAACGGCATTCGGTGCGTCGCGAAGTATCTGTTCGACCGCAAAGAGGTCAAAAAGAAGAGCGTCAACATCGAAACGTTGGGCGGGTTTTACAGCGTCACGCCGATCGGCAAGCAATATCGCGTCAACATGGGCGTCCCCCAATTAAAGGGGAAAGAGATCGGCGTCAGCTTGAACGGCCGGATCATCAATCGCCCGCTGCGGATGGAAGGGCGCGAACTGCGCATTACCTGTTGCGGGATCGGCAATCCGCACTGCGTGATTTTCGTCGAAAATCCACAAGACTTTCCTGTGACCAAATTCGGTCCGTTGGTCGAGACCTATCATGCCTTTCCGCGCCGCATTAACGTCGAATTCGCCCGCACCGTCAGCCCGAACGAAATCGAAATGCGGGTCTGGGAGCGCGGCACCGGCGAGACCCGCGGCTGCGGCACCGGGGCCTGCGCGGTCGTCGTGGCGTCGGTCCTGAACGGCCACACCGAACGCGACGTGGAAGTCAAAATGCCGGGCGGCACCGTGAAGGTGAATTGGGACCGCGAGACCCACGAACTCCACCTGACCGGTCCGGCCGAATTGGTTTTTTCGGGGAGTGTGCCTGTAAGTGCGTAA